Below is a window of Desmonostoc muscorum LEGE 12446 DNA.
ATACCAGCAGCACCTTCTAAATGACCGATGTTAGTTTTGACTGAGCCAATCCAACAAGGTTGATTTAACTGGCGTCCTGTCATTAACACCGCTTTTAGGGCTTTGACTTCAATGGGATCTCCTAGAGAAGTACCAGTTCCGTGGGCTTCTACATAACTAATTTCTCCTGGTTGCACCTTGGCATTTTGCAAGGCTTGGCTGATAACTGCTTGTTGAGAAGGCCCGTTAGGTGCTGTGAGTCCGTTACTCAATCCATCTTGGTTGATTGCCGACCCCTTGACAATTGCTAAAATATTGTCGTTATCCCTGAGTGCATCTGAGAGACGCTTGAGGATAATAATCCCGCAACCTTCACCCCGGACATAACCATCAGCTTTAGCATCAAAGGTTTTGCAGCGGCCATCAAGTGCCATCATCCGCGCCTGAGAAAAAGTAATGCTTGGCTCTGGAGAGAGCATCAAGTTTACTCCTCCAACTATGCACAAATTAGACTCTCCTAAGTGCAAACTCTGACAAGCCAAGTGAACTGCAACTAAAGACGAGGAACAAGCTGTATCTATGGCTAAACTAGGGCCACACAAATCCAAGATGTAGGATAGACGATTGGCAGTAATGCAGGGAGTAGTACCCGTGGCGCTATATGCATCAATTCGGGAAAAATCCCTGTACAAAAGTCTGTGATAGTCAGCATTAGTAATGCCGATGAATACCCCAGTTTGGCTGCGTGCTAAAGTTTTGGGTACAATCCCCGCATTTTCTAAAGCTTCCCAGGCTACTTTTAAAACTAGCCTTTGTTGTGGGTCCATGTGTTCGGCTTCCCGGGGGGAAATTCCAAAAAAATTCGGATCAAATTGATCTACATGGTCTAGAAAACCACCCCAACGACTACTGATTTTACCTGGTTTTGCTGGCTCTGGGTCATAAAATTGGTTGACATTCCATCGGTCTTTTGGTATTTCAGTAATGGCATCTATGCCATTACGTAAAAGCTGCCAAAATTCTTCGGGGTTATTAGCTTTCGGAAATCTACAACCAATACCAATAATTGCTATCTGTTCCATTTCAACTTTGCTAAATTCAGATTTTGCAGTATTTTAAATTAGCCCTATAATTTGCTTCGTAGCGATTGGCTATATCGGTGGAAACCTCCTCAGAAAAGAGTGCCGGCGGCGGCACTACCTCAAGTTTGGCGTTTTTATTTCTATGCCTGGTGAAAGCTAACTGCGATCGCTGATAATGGACTCAGAGAATTTCTGAAATGTTTTGATATTATTTTCGATAGCTTTGCTAATCGAACCGCCACCAGCCATAACTTTCATCTCACGGTTCACAGCCCACTGATAGTCTAGAGAACCGAATAATCGCCGCATCAATTCTAGTAAGCTTTGATGGTATTTCAAACCAACATGGAACCCCTCGTGTTCTTCACAAAAACACCTTTTCATCCAGTGGAGTGTTTCTTCAGTTGATAAGTCAAATAAAGGAGACTTGAGCAGTTTGTAGAAAAACACCATAAACAAGGGATCGTCTGCAACACAACGGCCGGGTAACACCGCAGATAAACCACTGAGCAGGCTTTGTTGTGTCATGTAAACCATTCGTCCAGAGACAAACTTTTCATAAGCTGTGGGCTTAGGAAAGTCCTTGTACATATCTTTGGCAATAGTTTGGGAAATTGTGGTATGGAAGGCTTCGTCTAGTAAATGAAAATGAGAAATAGCAGTTGGTTTGGGGATAAATTCGCCTTTTTCTTCTAACTCACGGAAATACTTGAAATAGGGATACTCTTGGTTTTTGAGAATTGCATTGGCTGTGTAGCGTAAAGAATAGTATTGACAAGCCATGAATGGGGAAATTCCCCAGTTTAAGGTAAAAAAGCGTAACCAATGCCGGGGTGCTATTCTGCCTCCTAAACCATCCGCTGCTGCGGGAATTGACTCGCCTTTGTTATCGAGATCCTGGAGATATTCGGAATAATATTGTTGTTTATCCTTAAGCATTGTTTTAGCTATAAAGCTTAAGGTATTGTCTCGGTAAGTAGAGAAGGGCGAATTTTCTGGGTTGAAAAATTCTCGCAATTGCTTAATCACAGGATTCGTATTTCCTTTGGTTGATTTAGCATATAAAGGATTGCCCAAGATTGTTTTACCTAATAGGGCTAATTTGGTTTTATAGCCAACATTTTGAAAGGCACGAATGTGGTAGCTTTCTTGATCGGTTTCAACGTCTAACTCACTACAAAGTGTTTCGTAACCACCAACGGCTTTAAACACGCCAGCTGTGACTCGGTTGTAAATACTGGTACTTGCTTCGCTAACAGCGGTATGGTTATAATTACCAACCCAATAAAGATGATTGAGGGCTAGTTTTTGCGATCGCGTAGCAACTTCGTACAGTGGAGTACCGTAAAGTAATGACAGTTCCGGGATGCCCCAGTAATAATCGCGGTCACTGGCATAGTTAAATTGCTTGCCTAAATCCCTAATTTTTTCGGTATAGTCTGAGTCATTGTTATTTTTATATGTTTTTTCAATGACTTGAACATGCTTTTTTTTGGAATTCAACAAGATGGTAGATTGATTTTCTGTGCTAGAAAAATTGATGATATTTGTCATAGTTTTCCTCGAAATAATTTACACAAATTCTTGATTTTCTACCAATTCTTTATGAAGCTGCACATTATTTTGACTTCTCCCAACCTCTCCTAAGGGGAGGTGCCGCAGGCGGTGGGGTTCTTTCTATGGGTCTTCATATGGAAATGGTTTTAGTTGTGCTGCACATTCAAACTTAAATGCTTCACTAAAGCTTCAATTGTCGGGTAATCATACAGTAAGGTAGGATCGAGTTCATATCCCAACCACTCTTCTAGTTCCCCAATCATCCCTAGTGCTATGGCTGAATCTAGACCGTAGCGATCGAAGGGAATGGTTACATCTATATCGTCAGCTTCAACTTCTAATAGGTTTGTCAGATAAGAAACTATCCATCCTTTAATTTCTGCCGTTGTTGGTGTAGTTTTAATAGCAGGAACTAAAGAAATTGTGCTATCTTGAACACGAGAATTTTCCATGCTGGTCACTCCATATATTTGAAAAAATAAAATTCATTTAATGGTTAATGATTTTTAACTATTAACCATTAAGGGTTTACTCTGAATTCAGCCCTCTTGAGTACTAGCAAGTTGGACTTGTTGCAAAATAGATCCAACTTCGGTCTGGAGATGCAAAAACTTGACTTTGTGACGTGGATTTTGACTCCAATCTTCTATAACATTCAAACTGCCACTGAGAAACCTAGCCCGACAAGCATAACGCTGAATTTTACCGCTAGAAGTTTTGGGAATACTACCAGTTTTAACGAGTACCACAGCGTAAACTTGGAGGTCGTGTTCGGCTGCTACAGCTTGACAAATATTCCCAATGACCTCGTTAACATCTAATTGATGCAGGTAGTTGCGCTCTATTTCCTGAACAATCACTAAATGTTCTGAGCCATTTGCATCTATACCAAACGCTGCTCCACAACCTATTCGCACTGCTGGATGACTCTTTTCTACAGTCAGTTCAATGTCATGGGGATAATGGTTTTGCCCGCGGATAATAATCATATCTTTGAGTCGCCCAGTGATAAACAACTCGCCGTTGAGCAAAAATCCTAAATCTCCAGTACGTAGGAATGGACCTTCAGCTGTATCTGCCAAATAGGCTTTGAAAGTAGCTTTTGTCTCCTCTAATCGATTCCAGTAACCACAAGCTACACTCGCACCTGACACCCAAATCTCTCCTATTCGGTCAGCTGGACATTGTGTCAAAGTTTCGGGGTCAACAATCACGACTTTCTGCTCTGACAAACTCTGACCGCAACCGACAATTGTCCTGGCATTTTCTTTTCGATGTGTTATCAACACCCGATTTTGCTCAAGGGCGGCTCCCTCAACTTGTTGCACCACAGGCGGATCTTTTTTCAATCCTCCGGTAACAATCAAAGTTGTTTCAGCCATGCCGTAACAAGGGTAAAATGCCTGACGACGAAATCCACAGGATTTAAATGTCTCT
It encodes the following:
- a CDS encoding acyl carrier protein, with the translated sequence MENSRVQDSTISLVPAIKTTPTTAEIKGWIVSYLTNLLEVEADDIDVTIPFDRYGLDSAIALGMIGELEEWLGYELDPTLLYDYPTIEALVKHLSLNVQHN